One genomic segment of bacterium includes these proteins:
- the rpmE gene encoding 50S ribosomal protein L31 encodes MKKGVHPEYYETTITCACGEVINTRSTKKNIRVEICSKCHPFYTGKQKFIDSAGRVDKFKKKYNL; translated from the coding sequence ATGAAAAAAGGTGTTCATCCAGAATATTATGAGACTACTATTACATGTGCCTGTGGAGAAGTTATCAATACACGTTCTACAAAAAAAAATATCAGAGTAGAAATTTGTTCAAAGTGTCATCCCTTTTACACAGGTAAACAAAAGTTTATTGACAGTGCTGGAAGAGTTGACAAATTTAAGAAAAAATATAATCTCTAA